The DNA sequence GCTATTTACGGATATGAACAGGATTTACGCTCTTCGGTATTTTTCTTTCCTGCAACGGATAATGTTATTCCTAACTTGGTTTTTGCAAGCGGATGGGTAAATACCTGCGGTTTCGGACCTAATTATATGTTTGCCGATAAACTTGCCTCGTCATTATTAAAGGAGATGGACAATGAGTGATCTTAAAACTCTTATTATAAGCCGTATGGAAAACGGAGCAAATATATTAAATGAATTGGCTGTTTCAAAAAGAATAGGGAAGGATATTACGGTTGACGCATCGGCTGTCGAGAAAAAAATCAATCAATATCATCCAAATATTATGAAACTCATAGTTTCTGAAACGGAAAATATCGGCAATTATGCAAAAAAAATCTGCTTTGTAAGCGAAACAGGTTTTTTACCGATTTTTGAAGCAGGGCAGTATATTAACCTCTTTGTTCAAATTGAAGGAGTAAGAACTTCAAGGCCTTACAGCCTTTCTTCTTCTCCGAAAGAGAAAAGCTATTTTGAAATTATTGTTGCAAGGCAGGAAAAAGGTTTTGTTTCCGATTATCTGATTAATAATGTAAAAGCAGGGGATAGGTTTGAAGCTAACGGCCCCGCAGGTGTATTTCATTTTAATCCGGTTTTTCATCATAAAAGACAGGTGTTTTTGGCCGGCGGAAGCGGTATAACCCCCTTTCTTTCGATGAGCAGGGAAATACTTCATGCCGGTTTGGATAGAGAAGTTTACCTTATCTACGGAACGCGGAATGAAGAGCTTGCTATAAATCATGAAGAGTTAACTCGTCTTTCTGCCGAATTTAAGAATTTCCATTATTCTTTGGTTGTGTCGAATGATCCCGAATGTAAAAAATACCGAACGGGTTTTATCGATGCCGAATGTATAAAGGCCCTTGTTCCGGATTATAAAAATGCTACCTATTATATTTGCGGCCCTGAAATTATGAATCAGTTTTGCAGCAAGGCTTTAACCGAAATAGGTATTTTGCCTAAACATATAAGGCGTGAAATGTTCGGTGCACGGCAGGATATTCAAAACGAACCGGGCTGGCCTGAAAACTTAAGCGGAAAAGAAACTTTTACGATAAAAGTCGGCGATAGGAAAATCCCTGCCTTATCCGGTGAAAGCGTTCTGACTGCTCTGGAAAGATCCGGTATAAGAATGAATGTATGCTGCCGAAGCGGTGAATGCAGTTTATGCAGAATCCGTTTGGTTTCCGGAACCGTTTTTACGGCTCGCGGAGTTTTAAGCCGATATGCGGATGAACTTTTTAATTATATCCATTCGTGTAAAGTTTATCCTATAAGCGACTTGGAAGTTATTTTGTAATTTTATTTATGGAGGTATTAAAATGTTTTTCTTTACAGGTTATACATTAAAAACTGTAATTGGATTTGTCTTTTTACTGGTCATGCTCATAGGGCTTAATGAATTGACAAGAAGGAGCAAATGGATTTCGATTATCTTTTATGTCGCTTTACCGATTGTTTTTTCTATCTTTGTTTGGCCTATCACGACTGCGAACGGAAGCTCAGGTGCAACATGGTTTGCATGGGTAAAAACTTATTCGGCCTTGGCAGGTGTAATAGGTTTTATGCTTTTACGCTATGTAAAGAAACTTGAAACAAACAAATTTATGCTTACCTTTCCCATGCTGATTTTGGTTATCAATATTTTGGAAGCTGTTTATGCGGATATTGAGTGCTATTCGATGCATGGGGTAGTACGCGGCGGCCTTTTGATGGAAGGAGGCCCTTGGAATATTATAAATGCAATTGCTGGTATATTTCTTTGCCTTTCTCTTTCAGGCTGGTTAAAAATAAAGATAAGCAATACGAAATCAAGGGATATGATTTGGGCTGATCAATTATGGTTTTGGATTATTGCATACGATTTATGGAATATTTCTTATTGCTATAACTGTATCTCAAACCGATCTTTTTATGCTGGATTTACATTGATAGTTTCATGCACGGTTGCGGAATTCTTGTTCAGAAAAGGTGCATGGCTTCAGCATAGAGCTCAAACCCTTGCTATCTTTGCAATGTTCTCGCTTACCGCTAATTATGCCTCATATACGGATTGGTTCGGCATTACCTCAACTCAGGCTGCCGCTCCGAAAACAGTATTTGCTGTTGCTGCTTTGATTGTAAACCTTGCCGTATTTGCTTACGAACTATACATTATAAGCAAAACAAAGCGTAATCCGCTTAAAGAAGAGGTTTTTACCGATTTAAAATCATACAAGGCAATTCTTGCAGAAAATAAATTGAACTAACATTACTAACGGCCGTACCAAGTACGGCCGTTTTTTATAATTCTTATACTCTTGCTAATTAAAAGATAATATGATATTGTTTAGTACGTAGATTATTGTATGAGGTATGTTTGTTATGATGAAATTTAAGCACATTTTTATGATTTTATTTTTTGCGGTAGTTTTTCAGATTTTGGAAGCTCAGGAGGCTGTTTTAAGCCCTGAAGTTCTGAAAAAAATAAACGGAGCCGTATTTGAAGTCGTTGTTTTAAAACCGGAAGAAGGGAAGCTGGAATATGAAAAAAAACTTCCCATGGATAGAATTCCGTTTTCAATACGAAACGACAAATACATTCCTATCGGAACCGCTTTTTTAATGGATGACGGAAAATTCTATTCAGCCGCTCACGTCTTTAACCTTTATGAAGAAAGTTTTTATAACGACTACAACCTCCGTTCGGTATCGGGGGAGGTCTATAAAGTAGGATCGGTTTTAAGTTACTCTGTTGAAAGAGATTTTATAATTTTTGAGGCAGAAAATTACAAGCATGTAAAAGGCGAAGGTCTTTCAGTTTTAAATGATTTTAACTTAAATACTCCGATCTTTTCCGTCGGCAATGCTTTGGGAGAAGGCATTATAATCCGTAACGGTCTTCTTACAA is a window from the Treponema denticola genome containing:
- a CDS encoding iron-sulfur cluster-binding domain-containing protein, producing the protein MSDLKTLIISRMENGANILNELAVSKRIGKDITVDASAVEKKINQYHPNIMKLIVSETENIGNYAKKICFVSETGFLPIFEAGQYINLFVQIEGVRTSRPYSLSSSPKEKSYFEIIVARQEKGFVSDYLINNVKAGDRFEANGPAGVFHFNPVFHHKRQVFLAGGSGITPFLSMSREILHAGLDREVYLIYGTRNEELAINHEELTRLSAEFKNFHYSLVVSNDPECKKYRTGFIDAECIKALVPDYKNATYYICGPEIMNQFCSKALTEIGILPKHIRREMFGARQDIQNEPGWPENLSGKETFTIKVGDRKIPALSGESVLTALERSGIRMNVCCRSGECSLCRIRLVSGTVFTARGVLSRYADELFNYIHSCKVYPISDLEVIL
- a CDS encoding DUF5692 family protein, giving the protein MFFFTGYTLKTVIGFVFLLVMLIGLNELTRRSKWISIIFYVALPIVFSIFVWPITTANGSSGATWFAWVKTYSALAGVIGFMLLRYVKKLETNKFMLTFPMLILVINILEAVYADIECYSMHGVVRGGLLMEGGPWNIINAIAGIFLCLSLSGWLKIKISNTKSRDMIWADQLWFWIIAYDLWNISYCYNCISNRSFYAGFTLIVSCTVAEFLFRKGAWLQHRAQTLAIFAMFSLTANYASYTDWFGITSTQAAAPKTVFAVAALIVNLAVFAYELYIISKTKRNPLKEEVFTDLKSYKAILAENKLN